The Brassica napus cultivar Da-Ae chromosome C1, Da-Ae, whole genome shotgun sequence DNA segment ttttcagGGGTCTAATGCAAGAGGGAGTGGCGAGGAACTGTGAGTCTTCTTGTTATTATATTAaccttttacatttttttcagTCATCTGTTAAACTATGCTAGGGATTTTTTTTAACAGCAATGATGAGGAAGATTCAATTGCTAGAATGAGAGCAGCTGAAGAAGCATTGGCGGCAAAGAAAAAGGTATCATTATATTAAGCATCTAGTGATTGGAAATTTCCATTTTCGTTTTACTCTCCTGGCTCATCCATTTGTTGACGCTTCagatcttaattttttttttttttttggtaacttcAGATCTTAATTTTCTTAGAAAAAAATTGTAGGAAGAACCATCTTTTTGCGGAAGAAACCAATAGATACAGAGGTGATGTTCACTGCAAGAAAAATACGTTTTAATAGTAGACCAGGATAGCGTTTTTTTGCTTTCTGATATGGTTTATATCCGTTAGttttagatagcgtttgtaTTTTTGGAAACGCTATGATTGAGCGGCATCAATCGAAACGCTATGATAGCATACATTTAATagcatataaaataataaacgctATAATAGCGTACTTTttgaatccctaaaccctaaacaaactTCTGAACCCTATACTCTAAAAAGCAAAAGTTAAACACTAATACACTAATAGtctttataatattttagaacTTAAACTCcaaatcttaaatataaaattatcaacttaaatattttaaaattaaacaccAAACCTATATACATTAAATCCAATATCATGCATAATCTCTAAATCTAAAATcctaaacttcatatttgataGTTCTTAAATTTCAATACTGAAACATACAcgttaaaaccaaaagaaatttattatatgtaaCTTCCAAACATACAAACTTTAATTCTTCAATTAAACTTTATACCCTAATTCCaaatatcaaacatatataaaccATACATCCACTAGatataattttcaaatctaaatttttaaaattgtaaaaattctaaattttttttgtcaacattaaaatttttaaatctaatctttaaatttaggaattttgaaaagaaatctaAAATAAATGTAGAAATAGTTTTAATTGCCTTTTAAATGGTCTTTGATTGATTCTAATCTAAAGGCTAAAATTAATCTTTTATCTATCTttaactttcttttttattggttaatttttttgacAAGGATTACAGTTTTTAGCCATTGATCGTTTTTGATCTAAAATGCCTAAaatcattttctctctctctttactccCAATAGATCTGAAATCTATTATTCTtctatcctttttttttctacgttttcattctcttttttcttctttttcttcttctacgatttttaatttgtttctgtACATTCACTGAAACAACAAAGTAGATCTGATTTTTATTTGAGTTTGGGTCCAAGAAGTGAAGAAAAATATTGGAGAGGAGGATCGACGCCTCTATTCAATAGCCATGGAAACTCTGTACGCTTCCTCTCAAGCTCTGTGGAGAAGAAGACCAGGAAGATGGCGAGCAAGCTCCGTGGAGAAGAAGACCACGAAGACGGCGAGCGACTATGAAGGTGGCTGGATGCAACGACGAGTACGCCTCATCTCTGAAGCTTGACTCTCAAATCCCAcagtaaagaagaagaatcaagacGGATGTGAAGAGCATAGAAGAGACAACGACGAAGGTGGTGGTGGGGCTGTTGAGGactggaagatgaagaagaccaCGTAGGTGGTGCCATGGTGGTGTGCGGCGGCGtacaagatgaagaagatgacatATGGTAGTTAATTAGGAATTAGGTTTAAgcttggtttagggttttggtttatttggtttggttttagtacttttttatctaattagattttttttaatatttttgtaaaacaattaactgtaaataaatttaaataataaagaaatcttaaatatataaattaattttaaattttaattttatttttattttaaaataattaaaataaaaataatcttaaaattaccaaatttaatgttaataatagcaaaaaaaaaaaaattgtcgccaaaaaaaaaaatagcaaaaaaaatatgctattaaagaatatttaattgcatatcaaaaaacgctataatatataacaataagATAACACTTCAAAAAACCGCTATCTAATGTGTCTGACCTACTATTACGGACGATGATACAGTGCTTCATAAACCGCTATCGTATTGTTAGATAGCGTTTTTCGTCCGCTATTAAAACGCATTTTTCTTGCAGTGGTTATCTGGATCTTATGAGAAGAAGggttttaggttaatataatgacATCGTGAATGTTCTTGTCTCAGTGAAGTGGAAATGGAGAAACCAGATGGTATGATGGAGAAGCAAGTGAGGTAAAACTCTTGTTTGCTTTTTCATTTGGCTTATTTCCTCGCTTTAAGGTAAAATTAATTTCCATTTATGCCACCTTGCAGGCCTTACATTACATTATGGATCTTGGCAGCACCAACAAGACTTACATCAATGTTTCTGATATTCCATATCTACTGTGCTGGTGCAATCTCAACATTTTTAATACTAGCATGTAGAAAACACTTTCTTATTGATCGAATGTTTATAGAGATTTTAGTTTCTATTGTTGGGTTTCTAAGGTGCCCTTTGCTAAGAGAAAAAGGTTGGCTTTTTGGTAATGAGATCAATCTTCTTTACTTTAAAAGCTGCAGCATCTTTAGACATTGGACCAAATTTAAAAGTAACACATTGAGACAGAATTGAGATTTACCAAGTATGTACCAAAAACAGACATGACTTCTCTGTAAGAAGAGGCTATTGAAGATTTTGTCAAGCCTTTTGAGTGAGTGATCCAAGAATCACATCACGGATCTCCTCGCTGCTTGCTCTGTCAAGATCGGTTCTTCCTCAGCGTCTAGAACTGTGAAGTCAGCGCCGGCTCTAAGAAGCTCCTCGAGCTTAGGCTTGTCTTCTTAGGCTACTAACTTCAAAAGTACATCTACTGGATGAATGTTTTGGTCTCCATCTTATCGTAGGTACCTTCAACTGCAAGCATTACCATGTAGTTGGAATACTGCAAAGCACCAAAGTAGCAACAAAGATAGTTACTCTGTTTCGAAGTGTTAAGAAGCAGCAAACTCTTCAAGAAATGTCACAAGCCTAACATTTTCTTACGCAATATTGTTGATGATGTTTGTTGTACTGATTTGTTTATGATAATGCTTGTTGTAACTCTAAAACCTGATTCCATGATGATGTGTTACAGATTTGTGCAACGTATcaagacataaaaaaaaatgcttaAAGCTTaagatctttcatcttctccttcttctttgttgttgttgttatctgtttcattattttcttcGACTTTGGTCACTCCTAAGTACTCAAGCGCAGTGACTACATCGCTCATCGTTGGCCTCGTTTCTGCTTCTTCTTGAAGACACATCGCTGCAACTGCAAGCGCTTGATACAATCCCTTTATCGGATACTTCCCTTCAAGCAACGGATCCGCCATTAACGTGAACTTTCTCTTATCTTTAAACAATGGACTCGCCTGCTCATTTTAGCAAACCATATGAGAAAAACCAAACAAGAGATCTTAAAGCTGATGAACAACTTTGCATTACTTATTACCCAAGTCACTAGATTCTGTTCTTGAGTTGGTTTCTTGGTGTCGATGACTCTTCGCCCTGTGATCATCTCCAAGAACACGACTCCGAAGCTGTAAACATCGGATTTCACTGTGAGCTGTCCTGTGAGAGCATACTCAGGCGCACAGTAGCCGTACGTTCCCATCACTCTCGTTGACACATGAGTCTCTCCACCTGTCGGACCAACTTTAGCTAAACCAAAGTCCGAAAGCTTTGGGTTGAATTCTTCGTCAAGTAATATGTTTGAGGCCTTGAAGTCTCTGTAGATCACAGGAGGATCAGCCGTCTCGTGTAGATACTCGAGCCCTCTCGCTGCACCTGCTGCAACTTTCATCCTTGTGTCCCAATCCAACGGTTTCTTCTTGTTCCGCACCAATTCTGAAATAATAAAGAGGTGATTTTCTTACAAAACTATATAATCTACGATGTTTTGTAATGtttgaaatgtatatatacCGAGAAGATGATCTTCTAATGAGCCATTTTGCATACACTCATAGACAAGAATCCGTTGATCACCGTCTGCGCAATATCCAACCAAATTGACAAGGTTTTGATGATGTAAGAGACTCAGCATCATGACTTCAACAAGGAACTCTCTGTTcccttggtatccattcctgtcTAGCTGCTTAACCGCAACAACCTAAATAATGCAACAATCATAATCAAACCGCTTTAACAAGAATATGAAGGAGATGTTGCAAAAGTTATATATACCTTTTCAGGGGTTTCTATGTGTCCTTTGTAAACCCTTCCGAAACCGCCTTCACCGAGCTGATTCTCAGGGTTAAAGTTCTTGGTGGCGACGCAGAGCTCTCTGAATGTAAAAATATGAGCACTGATGTTCCCTTTCCCAAGTTTTGCTATCTCTTCGGATATGTATCTTCGCCTACTGCTATCTACAAGTATATATGTCAGCTTCTTCTAGAtagaaaagtttaaaaaatatgtaacaaATGAGACctgttttaaaagaaatgttGTCAAATCTAGAAAGATTGTTATTTGCATGAATGCAGTCTTTGATGCTTGGTATCGATGATGAACGTCTGGTAAATCGTCTCTCAGACATACAACAAAACAAGCAATTCAGTTTCATTTATAATGTATATGTTTTTTGTATCTTTCTGATTGTTACTACAAGAAGATTATTGGTTACTCCAGTTTCATGGATGGTTTTTGAACTTGGAATCCAAGATGGCAAAAGGgtttcctgaaaaaaaaaaaaaaatgcttggCCTTTGAAGAAACCAAATTTGAATCTGGTCTCTTTTGGccccaaaagaagaagaaacaacaaaaattaGAATTAATTTTTCCTACTAAGAACCTTTATATGTTGgattgtttattttatgtttactttttatttttcttgagaAAGGCAAAATAAATTGATGGTGAAGAATCCATTGGAAGagaattaagataaaataatctaattttgattttatatatatgtttatccatttcctttttcctattaataccctcttctaaatttgatatttcaGATGTCTTATAGGAATTTTTAAAGAAGAATTAATCTTCATGGATATAGTACCCGATTTAAAGTCAGTTACAAACATTTACACCAAAATGGTGGGATATAAAGGTTCACAAGAACACCATGGTTCTAACCACTAAGGAAACTTATATTGCTTTTGCCATCACCTTTTTTGGAATAGAGACAGGAAGCTATCTGAGTCAAATTCATAACCACCACTGCCTAAATATTATCTCAGGTTGGCTCAAGAAATTTTAGAGTAGCAAAGAGAGAAGAGGATCCTTTTTTACTACAACACAAATTATAAGTTTACTAAATTTGATTACTCCTAAGTTTAATCAAGATAGCTAATATCCTATATCTAATGAGTGTTTTATCATGTGGCTACTCCTGATGAAGCTAGGGATATACCATTTATGCATGTTTTAATGAGGTGATGAATATCATTTCCCAGATCTTTAAAGCTCCCATAATCTAGAGTTTATGTTGTATTTGTGAAAATCATTGCGAAATAAACACttgatatatgattattttttaaaaagaaataccatataaactttaaataaatatattataagtattattgtattaaatgtaatatttaaagTGAAAGTATGAACATGGTATAAAATTATCAAGAAACGTactatttatagatttatattgGTTTAGTAAGACTATAAGAGTAAAATTATTATCTATTTTAGGTTAACTTTCATAAGATGATATTGAAAAATCTAATAGTTAATAGTGTAAATACTCATATTAAAGATGTTACTTGATTACATAggaatgtaaattatatatcagAAACATTTCATTATAATATTGTGTGTACTATTGTGTTCTTCAAACTGATAGATTGACATtgacttttaagaaaaaaatattatctattttaccaaaaaaactatAGAAATTTCAAAAGATCTGAGTTTTAAAACTTCTTTatcagaaacaaaaataattaattaaagagAGAGTGTTTTATATAGAAGATTGCAATAGACATAAGAAAAAGTAAAATAGATAACTATGATACAAGTTGCTCGAGTTAATTCAACAATATTTCAAATTACATATGATATCTTCTATTTTGGCAATCAACACCtcaataattttatactatatTGGAGATTCTAGGAAGATATGAAAATTTATTGTtaagaaattaattttaataaacctTTAGTTATGTTTcgtaaaaaatatatctaaatcaACATAGAAAGTACACTTAAGAAGTACAATAACCATAAATTAAGTTTGTAAGGGATAGATAGGTTAAGTTTGGCAAGGATATAGTTATGTTATGTGGTGTACAATGATTGTGCAATTGAGAGTGAAACATGTGCTGTATTTTTATTAGCTATTGTGATTCTTGATATTTTCAtcccaaaacaaacacatatgcatattttgttaaatttatcATATGAACTTCACATAAAtcttttataagttttattgtACTAAATGTAATAATTAAATGGAACGTATTATAATGATCTAATTATTAAGAAATGTGTATTGGTCATCTTTGGAATCTTGAACAACAAGAGTAGTTTGGCAATGTGCTCTGCTGCAAAAGAGTACACATCAAGGCATCCAGCTCAGCCAAAACAGAAGCCAACCTATATCCACATTCTTTCTCTATCCATCTCTCTGTTTTGGACAACTCCATCACTCGTGGACTTCCTTTGGCGATCAAACTTCTAAAGAATTGAAGTGTCACTCTCCTTCCGATCTTATGGTCAGATGATTCTTCCATTTGGGTGATAAACTTTCTATAATCCTtccaaaataaagttttttcttCAGCTGCTACTTGGATGTTTTCAACAATCACATCTTTAATCGCCTTCCTCAAAGTCCCTTTCTCCTCAAGCACCTTGCAGTCATCCATGTTAAGCTCTTTCATCATGAATGTCATATGACTCACTGGAATTCTCCATTTGATTGAAAGCTCCAAAAGACTCATGAAACTCTTTTTCAGATCTTCTGATTCTCAACCCTCTAACTGCCGCTTATGAAAATACATGTCTTGGAAGATCTGTCTGCATTAAATACAAATCAAAAATAAGATTTAGACACTGACAAATCTGTTCTCTTATCTGGTTCAGTCACAAGACAAAACACACAACTCTGtttcaatctcaacacaaacACACAACTCAGTTTCAATTACAATCACAAACACACAGCTATGTTCTTGTCAAGGTTCTCTTCTCTGTTTCAATCACAACTTGAACATCTGAATAAATAATCCAGAAAGAATGTAGCCAGATCGTCTCTAGCTCATAGTCATAGGTcttaaattatttctatgtaCAAACAATAATCAATAACCAAGAAGACTAAACCaattctattatattatattattactttTGTCGGTTCGTCGGTTCaatctaaaattttcttttttttagttatattatatctATCAATAATAGCAATTCTAATTAATGTCAAAGATTGTGTTGTTCCATCTTAAAAATTGCATGTGCTAAAAAGAAattgttaaattatatttgtgtCTTTTTAACATCATCTcttaaatctattaattttaaaagttgtatcttttaattagttttaaaaagtaGTTACCAAATATTGCATCTTTCTATTTATACCTAACTGCTTAACTTCTTAAAAGTTGCATATTTTACTACTCAATACTCAATTTTCAATTAGATTGATTATAAATATCCTACAGTTGAAACTTTCGATTAATTATTAGTACATATTAATCATGTATAAATTATAGAGGATCAAGCGTGTACTTTAATTGTGTACTGCATTGCTTTACTTTCTGGATTGTTGACGGTTACTgcatttttattgttgttaaaagTCACCAACGAAAGATTGTGAACGCAAGCATTCACAATTTCACATATTAAAGTGTTCATGCATCATGCATGAATGAATGCATTAATAGCAGTATGAATGATCATAATTAGGGAGATGTCATAAATGACATTAAAATTATACTAATcaattttgtattttctatacTTTGGAAGATCACCCAAAGATAGatcattaaatataaattaagaattttataatattatatatttaaaaattaggttTAGTTTTATATTGTATGGTTTATAATATCATCTTCTGGTGtggatttatattttataggtttagttttatatttatggtttttgaaaattaggTTTATAAGATCACCCAAAAATAGATCATTAAATATGAACTTGTgcatatacaaatttataaaagaaaagtcCTAAATGTAGCAATTagttcatattttattttcatttattaatatactttgagtcattttgtaatttatatgtatgaaataataatatcatattactataaataataataagttttattaacaAACAATTCTTTACCCCTCATATTACTAAAATGTCATTGTATTAACAGACAATTTTGTACCCCTCATTAATGGTAAAATGGTTATTTTGCCTCCTAGACATATATTCTACTAAATATGATACGTATATTTTCAATGTCGTAACTTTGGCACATTACTAAAATGCCACTGtattaacaaataattattttcccTCATTAATGGTAAAAATGGTCATTTCGCCTCCTAAACATACCTTCCACTATATATGATACGTATATTTTCAATGTGTGGGTCACATGCTGTTTGTGATCTTCAAAATCGTTTATGTGCTCGAAAAGTCACACTTGGCATCGAGGATTATACATCGGAGATGCGCTAGACGGTGGTTGTCCATATCGGACCAtcagatagttttttttttttgagttttgattgtGGAAAATTGGATATCAGATGACATATTTATGAACATGAGGCACAACCGAACAAAAGTATGATATCTTGACAATTTTGTTGAATATGGTCGTTGTTAGTGATTACCATGAGCAAGTTACAGACGAGTGTGACTTAAATAAATTGGGGAAGACAAAGACTAATTTAAAGTTGCACCTttcattaaaagataaaaaatgaaaataaaacaacgCTGCACGTAGGTCGAACTCAGGGGTTGTAGGAGACTGACAAGTTTTcctaaaaataatttctaatatataagttattttaaaactgaaaaatactTCAAACTAATCCCCAAAACCGATTTTTAATCAATTCGCTAGATCTAGACCAACCGTCTAATTCACTCCTAGCACAATCCTGAACATGAGTGTGAATTTTTGgccattattaaaaatatacatgttATCACTTTGTTGACCTTCAATTGTAGAATTACACgttatataaatttcatttcatACATACTATGTTGACATTATATAAGgtaatttatatatgtgttttagTTATAGGTGTTTCAGCCACAAATCATAATTTATGTTCTTAACATGAatccaatattaaaaaaatcccaatttttaaatattatatatatgatttagtcGTTGGTGGCTTCACAGCGGCACCATAACTACATGTCCACAAGGTATGGGTTGTTTCCTTCCTGGAATGATTATATAGCTGAGATATCCAAGATGTTTAGTGCGTTGTCTGATGATCCTATGTCTGAGCTGGTAGCGCTGAAGCAAGATAATGATCTTGTTTGAAACTGCTGGAACTCGTTTTTGACAAAGTGGTGCAGACTATTTTTCAATTGGTTTTTCGACGGAGACGTCTGCCGAAAAGATCGAATTTGGGCACGATGTAATTGTCATTGTGAACACTATGCGTTAGTGTATTTGTTGGTCAAAATCAGAGTTGTGTTGAATGAGAAATAAATGTCCAAAATGATTGATATGCAAAGCTTATAAAGCTTTTTAATTTggctaaatataaaatatttagcaaATGGTTCACTTTGGATATTTGTGTtagaatttgaatttaaatttgttaatgaGACATTATGTCAATTAACTTATTTATtcttattcataataatttttacatgtttatttaaatataaaaattacaaaccCAAGCAAGTATATTAAAGTTTGTTGACTTGGTCAAAAACCATAATGTTACTTTGCAAAGTTAACGTGCGTGAGTCATGGAGATCAATTCCATTCATCACAATTGATTCATACGTTTGCTGACTCCATTAAATTCATTACGTGTACTAATCTCGTTATGCTATAAATAAGAGAGCACTTGTGTAGTGTAAGAGATACATAGAAAACGAATCAATCCTTCAcatttcttttatctttctctttgattttcttttgaGTCTGAGAGTATACATAAAATTAGTTTCGTCAGGCTTCTGATAGAGTGACGCAAATCAGAAGATTTTTTGCAGTTGTATCTTGGGACTCATTACGTTATCGAACCGTCGCACTACGGAacgtattttgagttaaggaaacaTATAATATTTCGCCTCTGCAGTTGaatcatcattttcttaatctttggtataattttatcaaatttattctttacaatattcagttctccgtagtttatataatacggTACTATTAGAAACATATTTGGAGAAGTTTGAAGGACTCAAAACCAGAataagactttttttttaagatgaTTGCTTTGTTTCTCACATAAAACAATTCTCGTTAGCAATAGACAGGTGAGGTGACTTCAAGCTCTTGGGATTCAGTTGCTCACTCATCCTGGAAATCCAGTGCTGCTCACTCATCCTGAACTCATTGATGCTGCAGTGATGAGTGATCCCGTAAGTGACAACAACAATAACACTATAAAGTCTTTTGTACCAGAAACAATCTTAAGTTGATAAAATTTTGGGAATTAACAGATTTGAGAAAGAGAATTAGGGCAGTTTCCAATGGCGTACATTGTAAGGAAAACAGAAGCTTGTTGTCAGAGAAGTCAGTGATGGAGTTTGTAGCATTTTGCCTGTCTCACCATACAAGAGAGTACGAAACAATTTTCAGGATGAGTGAGCAGCATCAAAAGTCATATAAAGATGCCACTTTCTTCCTTTCTGCTTGAAAGTTCTCGTCATTATTTTAACACTGTTATCATCCCTGGACTTTTACCGATTTTTATTTCTGATTAGAGAATGAGGTGCAGTTTCACGATGATTTTCACGGTCTTATTAGCCCATATATGGATCTTTAAATGTAATTTACCTTAATGTTCGTATTTATCAAATCGTTTGGCTTGGTAGTGATTTACGTCATAGACTCATCCAACAAGgtaatatatagttattaaaaatttatgtataACGAACAAgcgacatatatatatatatatatatatatatatatatattgaattacATATACAAGTGATAAAACATAATGTATATGTCGAATTAGAACATAGTAATATTCTTCTCTAACACTATAACGTTATAAATAAATCGGTTATAtacaattaatgtctatataaaatataagtgataaaatataatgcatattatcaatttagaaaatatcaaaactatTTATTGATCTTTAATAATAAAGCCATATATGGATCTTTAAATGtaattagattttgacccgcgtttGGAAAGCGCAGATTTACTTTCGCaattaaataaactattttaaatgagtttttaaatgAGATATTGTATTGGTTTGGACAAATATCACGGACCTGTGAACTAAACCTTACCAAACTgaaaaaatgaaactaaaattaaattgaatttcATAAATAGCCGTGAACCAAATGGGTacctaaatttgtaaaatataaattatatacttattaatattaattatatttaatttctaaataaccaaatatcctaaaaatattatttataaaacgaATTACTCGAAAACGTGAATTACCCAAGAAAACTGAATtacttgaatattttttattcaaactattaaaaatcatccaaattatcaaaaaaatttatccGAACAATCCGAATTACCCGATATTTAAACTGAAAACCTCAaattatctgatatttttatctataagaGGCCAGAACTtcataattgtataaaatgtatattctaatattttatagtaTAAAACACATGATCCACTTTATATATACGTAAATTATAAAGTCAACATGAGACTTTGAAAGAGAATTCTCATATTTTTCATGTACTAtagagttttactaaataaagtATAGATGTggtataaagtataatattagCGTGTACAAAATGAGGCGggttattaaataaaagttgactaaattattgttagagaaatatatggtaatatATTGTTAGTCTAAATTTAAGATAAGACCAAAGTATTATAGTGTAATGAAAGAGTGCAACAACcttgtataagtagatttttcaaaatgttttttttttaatagtaaaaactaGACTTtgacccgcgcaaccgcgcatgtgtttttttcagttatatgaaaatttgaaaactattttcatTTCCAAAAGTTATTTAAATTCGTGTAAACTTTCCAAGAAATACAACATAATATATCGTAAGTTGTTATGCcaagtatatattttcaaattgttTATTCATTAACTATCCGGGTAATAGGGTTGAGAGTTGTTATGgcatatataaattcaattagtttatttggatatttataaattataaatgtggAAACAAAATGAGGATTTTATGGTACGTTAAGATAGAGATATTATTAAATAGTTGAATATTTGTAAGGTTTATTCACATAATATACCTCCAAATTCgtgtaaatttataattaacttTAGGTTAATATTTTGGAAGTTGTTCTgccaaatataaattaaatttttatatttattaaatttaggaattgtagatttggggttttaTGGAAAATcttcagatatatatatatttttaaagatgGAAATAAAATGAGGATTTGATTTGTATTTGAATTACTTatgtttcatatatttatattgattattatagtttcaaaatttttggTTATCCATTTGCGTTTGGTTAATAAAACTTTAggttcggatatgttttgtaACATTCTACAAGATATATGGTATTTTTACATCGTGGATGATTagttttttggttcggttcggttcggattttgtattttggattttgtaCCAAGACCTAGTCATTTGTATAATACAGATTATTAATATTAGATATAAGTACGTAGGGCGTATAAAATATTAGGTATAtgtattgttatatatatatatatatatatatatgtattgatttattgttttatatatgGTCATAACTGGATTTTATAATGTATGGTTatgtaaatattaataaaaattaaattaaccgGTACAATAAAGCGAACCAGGCACAGATAAAAGTCattttttctctctaaaatcTATTTTCTCTAACCTCTATCTACCTCCTAAAATTCGCTGCTTCTCTCCTCCGGCGGTGGTGTTGGCCTCTGTGCCGTCGCCTTCGCCGGCGGTCGCTTCTTATCCCTTCTTCCTCTGCT contains these protein-coding regions:
- the LOC106400241 gene encoding probable serine/threonine-protein kinase PBL23; translation: MKLNCLFCCMSERRFTRRSSSIPSIKDCIHANNNLSRFDNISFKTDSSRRRYISEEIAKLGKGNISAHIFTFRELCVATKNFNPENQLGEGGFGRVYKGHIETPEKVVAVKQLDRNGYQGNREFLVEVMMLSLLHHQNLVNLVGYCADGDQRILVYECMQNGSLEDHLLELVRNKKKPLDWDTRMKVAAGAARGLEYLHETADPPVIYRDFKASNILLDEEFNPKLSDFGLAKVGPTGGETHVSTRVMGTYGYCAPEYALTGQLTVKSDVYSFGVVFLEMITGRRVIDTKKPTQEQNLVTWASPLFKDKRKFTLMADPLLEGKYPIKGLYQALAVAAMCLQEEAETRPTMSDVVTALEYLGVTKVEENNETDNNNNKEEGEDERS